A part of Paraburkholderia azotifigens genomic DNA contains:
- a CDS encoding PLP-dependent aminotransferase family protein, translating into MICTKTGTLSAPDATSKEPFYRQVYVRFRNAIADGRLAPGDRVPSARALATELGLSRGTVEAAYSTLIAEGYFQPRGQAGTFVAPGIKPPLSAPATPGDPGDPLAYAPGTLNIRPVSLLPLQMGIPALDAFPRRLWTRLGARCIRAAQIADMAYPAAHGLAALRTAIATYLQLARGIDCSPSQIFVTSGYRNTLELIVHALLKPDDCVWVEDPGFPPTRLLLQCTNISPAPVPVDEEGMIVAQGIATASHARAAIVTPAHQSPLCMSLSLPRRLALLEWASQNKAWIVEDDYDGEYRYVSRPLPALKSLDRHGRVLYAGTFSKVLFPGIRLAYLVVPKTEIERFEYVSQIFSGGGPQLTQAIVTEFLTEGHFARHIQRMRKLYGERRKAAATGLERILGAHMRIEPQPGGMHLVLRMRRGGSDRSLAERIRSHGMYAQALSDWSIGRQVEPALLLGFTNIDSESTAEKFGRRILKLM; encoded by the coding sequence ATGATTTGCACGAAAACTGGCACTTTATCTGCACCGGATGCGACTTCTAAGGAACCCTTCTACCGGCAAGTCTACGTCCGGTTTCGCAATGCGATCGCCGATGGCCGCCTTGCGCCCGGCGACAGAGTGCCGTCGGCTCGCGCGTTGGCCACAGAGTTGGGCTTGTCCAGGGGAACCGTTGAGGCGGCCTACTCTACGTTGATTGCGGAGGGCTACTTCCAGCCTCGCGGGCAGGCGGGCACTTTTGTAGCGCCCGGCATAAAGCCGCCGTTGTCGGCGCCAGCAACTCCCGGAGATCCCGGAGATCCGCTCGCTTACGCGCCCGGTACGTTGAACATTCGCCCGGTTTCGCTTCTACCGCTCCAGATGGGAATCCCGGCATTAGACGCCTTTCCGCGAAGGCTGTGGACCCGCTTGGGGGCGCGTTGCATACGAGCCGCGCAGATAGCCGACATGGCCTACCCCGCCGCACATGGTCTGGCCGCGTTGCGCACTGCGATCGCCACGTACCTTCAACTCGCACGTGGCATCGACTGTTCTCCCTCACAAATATTCGTCACCTCTGGGTATCGCAACACATTGGAGTTGATCGTTCATGCGCTCCTGAAGCCAGACGATTGTGTATGGGTCGAAGATCCCGGCTTTCCGCCCACCCGATTGCTGTTGCAATGCACAAACATTTCGCCCGCGCCCGTCCCCGTAGACGAGGAAGGGATGATCGTCGCACAGGGAATTGCCACAGCGTCACATGCGCGTGCTGCCATTGTTACGCCTGCGCATCAGAGTCCCCTTTGCATGTCGTTGTCTCTACCGAGGCGCCTAGCACTGCTCGAATGGGCGTCACAAAACAAGGCGTGGATTGTAGAAGACGATTACGACGGGGAGTACCGGTACGTAAGCCGTCCGCTCCCAGCGCTCAAAAGCCTCGATCGACACGGGCGTGTGCTCTATGCCGGCACGTTCAGTAAGGTCCTGTTTCCAGGTATTCGACTGGCATATCTTGTCGTGCCCAAAACAGAAATAGAACGTTTCGAGTACGTCAGCCAGATCTTTTCCGGCGGCGGTCCGCAACTTACGCAGGCTATAGTTACCGAATTCTTGACGGAAGGTCATTTTGCCCGCCATATTCAGCGTATGCGCAAGTTATATGGCGAGCGCAGGAAGGCGGCGGCGACCGGCCTTGAGCGAATCCTCGGCGCGCACATGCGGATTGAACCGCAGCCAGGAGGAATGCACCTGGTACTTCGCATGCGGCGCGGCGGCTCTGATCGTTCCCTCGCCGAACGAATACGCAGTCACGGTATGTATGCGCAAGCCTTAAGCGACTGGAGCATCGGTAGACAGGTAGAACCGGCCCTGCTACTCGGCTTTACTAATATCGACTCCGAAAGCACTGCTGAAAAATT
- a CDS encoding pyridoxamine 5'-phosphate oxidase family protein — protein MMPILTAEMLDIIQRTILSFVATINKDGSPNLSPKASLIAHNDALFFADIASPQTIKNILRNPEISINVVDVFSRRGYRFNGRATVLPVGDVDRDFVAEWVWRTNGRDYPVDHVVRIDVREALPLLSPAYRFGAGVSEKGLRETYMAKYGVEKQNQSALE, from the coding sequence ATGATGCCGATTCTTACTGCCGAGATGCTCGACATAATCCAGCGCACGATCCTTTCGTTCGTCGCGACAATAAACAAAGACGGATCGCCGAACCTCTCGCCGAAGGCGTCGCTTATCGCGCACAACGACGCACTGTTTTTCGCGGATATCGCCTCGCCTCAAACTATCAAAAATATCCTGCGTAATCCGGAAATTTCTATCAATGTGGTCGATGTTTTCTCCCGGCGGGGGTACCGCTTCAACGGAAGGGCAACTGTGTTGCCGGTCGGGGATGTCGATCGGGATTTCGTCGCTGAATGGGTTTGGCGGACGAATGGCCGGGATTATCCGGTTGATCACGTCGTCCGGATCGATGTGCGTGAGGCGTTACCACTGTTGTCGCCCGCCTACCGCTTTGGAGCGGGAGTTTCAGAAAAAGGGCTTCGAGAAACATACATGGCGAAATACGGTGTCGAGAAACAGAATCAGAGCGCGCTGGAGTAA